The sequence CCACCTTGTAAAAGCCAGAAATGGCAGAAAGTAAAAGCACATCAACATGTTAAAACATTAGTTataattaaaaccatttttttctttttaaaatcttctcctgggaaagggaatgggggctgATTAACGGAGGAAAAACTAGGCAGCAGGATCCCAACTCGTTATGTCTGCATAATTAGTGCAGGAGGAGCTAGGACAGCTAGGCTAGCACATCCTGTGCACACCAGCAGCGGCATCCTTGTTCAGGGTCCTCTCTAGAAGAGCTCTTTGCTCCTCCAGAAGAGGGCGAGGCTGCAGCATTCTGCGACTCAAGCGTCAGCTCTCTGCTGGTCTAGTGcttctcttccagtttcttCATGGCCTCCAATACTGCCAGCTcttttgcttccttcttctGGTTCCTAGCTTCAAACTCCAGCCTGCATCAATCATAAAACACTATCAGAGTCTTATCCGTTTGTCCTTCTAGGCAACCAAAACCCTCTGGAACACGAGCACCACCTTCTCCTACGTTGTTTTGTTACAAGAATACTTCAGAAGCTTCACCATTAACCTCCCACCCTCCTCATTGAGAGAGCCAGCACCCAGAGCTTCCTCCAAGTGTTACAATCACTTCTCTCTGATGTCCTAGGCTCCCACACCAGTCAAACAACACTTCTCCCTctgaagatgctgctgctgttccatGCTTGGTCTGTCCTAGGACAGACCACATGGTACTGCAATACCAAATTCAAATTTACAACTGACCTGAGCTGGAGTCACTAAAGGTGAAAGGCTTAAAAGAgcaaagcactgaaagaaaCTGCATTCTAAATCCTTAAGAATACAGCAAGGAGTTTTTTTCATTGatagagaaggaggaaaaataataaaacatgctgTGAATCACATTCTAATGTAGTATAGTTTACAGAACAAAGctttggaagatgaaggaccAGTTCACTGTTTCCCTCCTCTGTGCCCTTCAgatatcccttcccttcctgtttGATCCCATTAATCAGGCCTCAGACAAGCTGAACAGCATGCAACAGAACTAGGGGATGAAGAAAGCCTACCTGTTCTTGATGATTCTTTGCACGATTAAATCTGTGGTAAGATTGCTGCCACTGTCCACCAGCTGGAAAATGCCACGTCTCTTCGGTTCCTGTGAACAAACAAAGCAGACATCTGTGAAAAACATGAAGGACCTCTGGATTTACAGCTCAGTAAAGGAAAGCTGAGCAGAAGTCATGGCAGGTCCTGTGGGCACCCAGCCAGGCACGACACAAAATCATCTCCTAAGCTGAATAAATCACTGATGAAAGCAAAGCTTCACGTATTTGGGAGCTGAGCGAGGGATTTGCATAGAGCAAAGATGACAGGATTTCTCATTCTGTCGTGAAGGCAtcagaaaaaggcaaaacaaaactgtgacTAAAAGAATGGAGTTGTGAATGATTTACAGGCTCTGCTCCAAGTAGCCACCTGACAGGTTGATAAAAAACAGAATCACCTGACAAAGACTTGCTTGGGTAGCATCCACTGCAATACTCTGCATGTTAACTCTCAGCCCAGGAGCATGAACGAAGCCATGCTGTATCTGTCACAAATGCTGGCAAAAAAGCACAGATGGCAGCAGCTAGCATCTTACCTCATATGGATCAGAACCATCCTTGTCCGACACCACCTCTGTCATTCCATGACATACAAGTGTTACCTAAAGAGGAGCACAGAGTCACTGACACAATGACATTCCCTCCAGAAAGTGATGGGGACTTCCCACTGCActccctgcagcacaggcagaagatCAGGAAGCCAACCCTCATGTACCAGGCTTGGCAATTCATCCAGAGTTCCCTATTATTATGCTGAGCAGGACCACCTCTGCTATATTGCTGTTTTCCATCACTTTAGCTCTTTAAGCACATCAAAAGCCAGCATCTTTATGTAAATCTATATACAAAGACTCTCACCCTGAAGTGATCCAGCAGATCAGCAGTGACAGCATATGGGGCTCCAATCACCACTTCTGAGACatactagaaaaaaagaatccagattagaaaaaaaaaaaaaaaaagccacaacaaAGACCAGCCTATCTTCTACATGGACTTGAGCAGGCCACCTGATTATAGATTTAGGAACTCAAATAAGGCCAATAGGAAAGTGAGTTGGttggggttttgagcaaccttgTCTAgcagaaggtgtccctgcccatggcaacGGGGTTGcaactagatgatcttgaaggtcccttctagcccaaaccattccatgattctatgatctttttGTTCCACTAAAGATTATGCTTTCTGGTAGGGTATATACAGCAAATCCCAGAATCAATTGCTCAAAGCATGGATCTCTGAGCCTCCCTACATTTCTTTCCCAGTAAGTTTTTACCCTGCTGCAGAAAGTAGATAGTTGTCTGCAAGAACACAGTTGTCTTTGCATAGAGCAGAGCAGCACTCTGCCTTTTCACTGCTGGTGGAAGAGGTGAGTGGGTGCAATGGCTCAGATTAACCAAGACAACAGATAAGCCCAGTGATTCCTCACAGGAGTGTGCCAGCACCTCTGGTAGCATGAAGTGATCAGTCTTATCTTTGCTTTCTCAATGAATAATAAAGATCTTGTACAAGGTTGTTAGCTATGGGTGAACAACATCAGCTCCTAGGCAATTTCTGGAACAGTGGAAGGTGACAGAGCTGTAGGCACTTACCCTACAGGCCAAGACACTGAGTGTTCTCTCATGGATGTTCATGATGGGATAGTTCTTTCCTTTGTAACGATTTACTTCCTAAGGCAAAGCATCAGTCACAATtagaagaaacacaaagcaattcctttccttctcactttCTCCCAGTATGAAAAACCGATATTGGCCAATACAACCCTTTCTTGTCTTCCAGCGCACTGCCTGCTTGTTTCAGAAAGAACATGTGCCAAGCTGCTCCATCTCTGAACATTATATACAGACCTGGTCAAAGTGCAACCCAGCGATGATGTAGGGTCTCTCTGACAGCTGGTGAACCTTCTCCAAGAAATCTACGTGCCCAATATCTGCAGACCTGCTTAAGGAATTGAAGCTAACATGGAAAATGGGGAAAGGAAGCCAGAAACAGATGTACCAGGAAAGCACAGCAGACGACAGTAACCccaaggattttatttctgtactgcTTTTTGCCTATGTGCTAGGAACAgttgccttcctcctcctttggCCTTCAGGCTCTGGACAAAAGCCAGGCATCTTTTCAGTTCCACTTTACATGGACTCAGCTTTGCCTCTGTTCAGAATTTCTAGACATTTTGGGTGTTCTGGCACAATGCCTCCAAGACTGTCCTGGGGATGAAATGTCTACTCCAAATACCCAGTGCTTTCTAGCAGCAGTCACTTGGTCTGTGACAGCCATACCTCAAGAAGGACAAGCGTGTGATCAGTAGAGCACGGATAGTATCCAACTATCATTCTGAAATCCTCTAGCAGCCACAAGTCTCTCTAGAGAGTAGTTCTAACTCCTTGCTCTGTGTCCTGTGACTAAGAAACTATCATTAGAAACTCCTGCCTTTTCCCTCACCCGCAtacctaaaaaacaaaacaaagcaaaaactaaGTCAATATCCTAGTCTAGTGCCTTAAAATACAAGAACAAGCACACCAACACTGTACTCATGACAAAACAGTCAAGGATACGGAACAGGTCAAAGGCTCCGGCCACATAGATGATAGTGTCTCCTGGCTGCGGTTCCTTTCCTGATGCAAACTGGATGATCTTCTGAGATGTCTGCAGGAACTGGGAGACACCAGTCCAGGGACTATGACCCTTTGGTCCCTGGGAaaacacacaccacacacatttccttttcaagCTCCAAGAGGAGATTTGGACCACACACATACAGTGCCAGAACACAGCTGTAGGCAGGATTGCGTCTTGATTTGCTAGCAAGTATTGCAGCTCTTAGCAGCTTGCACTTTCTACATGCCTGGCaccaaatatttctgcaatcTCACAAAAGCCTTTTTCACTCTGTCAGACACCACCTAAATCATTCCTTCAACAGCCAGCTaaggagatgctgagaagaaAGCTTAGGAAAGAAGAAGGCAACAGGGCAGTCCAGGATTTCCAGGAGAGGGAGAACTTACTAATAGAAGAGATACGCAATGCACAACCTACCTATATCTTCTTA is a genomic window of Anas acuta chromosome 18, bAnaAcu1.1, whole genome shotgun sequence containing:
- the PCYT2 gene encoding ethanolamine-phosphate cytidylyltransferase isoform X3, whose amino-acid sequence is MVHYGHSNQLRQARAMGDYLIVGVHTDEEIAKHKGPPVFTQEERYKMVQAIKWVDEIAPGAPYVTTLETLDKYNCDFCVHGDDITLTVDGKDTYEEVKTAGRYRECKRTQGVSTTDLVGRMLLMTKAHHSNIDEDLDYRKHTDNFGKGPKGHSPWTGVSQFLQTSQKIIQFASGKEPQPGDTIIYVAGAFDLFHIGHVDFLEKVHQLSERPYIIAGLHFDQEVNRYKGKNYPIMNIHERTLSVLACRYVSEVVIGAPYAVTADLLDHFRVTLVCHGMTEVVSDKDGSDPYEEPKRRGIFQLVDSGSNLTTDLIVQRIIKNRLEFEARNQKKEAKELAVLEAMKKLEEKH
- the PCYT2 gene encoding ethanolamine-phosphate cytidylyltransferase isoform X1 produces the protein MLRNGAAGGGGGPAAGGAAGQRPVRVWCDGCYDMVHYGHSNQLRQARAMGDYLIVGVHTDEEIAKHKGPPVFTQEERYKMVQAIKWVDEIAPGAPYVTTLETLDKYNCDFCVHGDDITLTVDGKDTYEEVKTAGRYRECKRTQGVSTTDLVGRMLLMTKAHHSNIDEDLDYRKHTDNFGKGPKGHSPWTGVSQFLQTSQKIIQFASGKEPQPGDTIIYVAGAFDLFHIGHVDFLEKVHQLSERPYIIAGLHFDQEVNRYKGKNYPIMNIHERTLSVLACRYVSEVVIGAPYAVTADLLDHFRVTLVCHGMTEVVSDKDGSDPYEEPKRRGIFQLVDSGSNLTTDLIVQRIIKNRLEFEARNQKKEAKELAVLEAMKKLEEKH
- the PCYT2 gene encoding ethanolamine-phosphate cytidylyltransferase isoform X2 — its product is MLRNGAAGGGGGPAAGGAAGQRPVRVWCDGCYDMVHYGHSNQLRQARAMGDYLIVGVHTDEEIAKHKGPPVFTQEERYKMVQAIKWVDEIAPGAPYVTTLETLDKYNCDFCVHGDDITLTVDGKDTYEEVKTAGRYRECKRTQGVSTTDLVGRMLLMTKAHHSNIGPKGHSPWTGVSQFLQTSQKIIQFASGKEPQPGDTIIYVAGAFDLFHIGHVDFLEKVHQLSERPYIIAGLHFDQEVNRYKGKNYPIMNIHERTLSVLACRYVSEVVIGAPYAVTADLLDHFRVTLVCHGMTEVVSDKDGSDPYEEPKRRGIFQLVDSGSNLTTDLIVQRIIKNRLEFEARNQKKEAKELAVLEAMKKLEEKH